A region from the Cervus elaphus chromosome 10, mCerEla1.1, whole genome shotgun sequence genome encodes:
- the ZG16B gene encoding zymogen granule protein 16 homolog B — MLLWLTLALLWSPTCWAQQIFGPGGGDYFSTSRDFQNNVTRIFSVYGSFSLYQKKSEQITGVLGSFRHFLSYLAVHTNLWPPFHSGCPRGHFFIASPDDSQKELTGVYGQHTVQGIASISFDWDYPSD; from the exons ATGCTGCTGTGGCTGACCCTCGCCCTGCTATGGAGCCCCACCTGCTGGGCACAGC AGATATTtgggcctggaggaggtgacTATTTCAGTACTTCTAGAGACTTCCAAAATAATGTCACCAGGATTTTTAGTGTTTACGGGTCATTTTCGCTGTATCAGAAG AAAAGCGAACAAATTACAGGAGTCCTCGGCTCCTTCAGGCATTTCCTCTCCTACTTGGCAGTACACACCAACCTATGGCCCCCCTTCCATTCTGGATGTCCACGTGGCCACTTCTTCATCGCTTCCCCTGATGATAGCCAGAAGGAGCTCACTGGAGTCTACGGACAGCATACAGTTCAGGGCATTGCCAGCATCAGCTTTGACTGGGATTATCCTTCAGACTGA